From one Aeropyrum camini SY1 = JCM 12091 genomic stretch:
- a CDS encoding FAD-dependent thymidylate synthase encodes MASYRVEASLGISVRLLEYTVEGERIVAVASKVSLSRSPAERLLSIGEEEVEKWILETFRRQHFSPWEHSVYTFMVEGLSRVASHQLVRHRVASYTQLSHRYSEGYLREAALKACEYLGLNCPPKPSETEGGRKAAYMLYSQALERAAGELSDSEKLGVVAKAFVMPPSVLARNGGGGVVDAYLKATAAYYRLLSQGIRREDARYILPDALRTRIVVTMNARELIQVFFPLRMCTRAQWEIRHIAWLLWRELSRVHPRLFRWAGPSCVLRENTLRTEPASLNSYLEGREGFTQPRCPELVENKAIPGCLRQAASVAPQGDGEYE; translated from the coding sequence TTGGCATCCTACAGGGTTGAAGCCAGCCTAGGCATCTCCGTCAGGCTCCTAGAGTACACTGTCGAAGGAGAGCGTATTGTGGCCGTGGCTAGTAAGGTTAGCCTCTCCCGCAGTCCCGCGGAAAGGCTTCTGAGCATAGGAGAAGAGGAGGTGGAGAAGTGGATACTCGAGACTTTTAGGAGACAACACTTCAGCCCGTGGGAGCACAGCGTCTACACATTCATGGTGGAAGGGCTCTCGAGAGTGGCCAGCCACCAGCTGGTTAGACACAGGGTGGCTAGCTATACACAGCTGAGTCACAGGTACAGCGAGGGCTACCTCAGGGAAGCAGCTCTCAAAGCCTGCGAGTACCTAGGTCTAAACTGTCCCCCTAAACCGTCAGAGACCGAGGGAGGGCGGAAGGCTGCGTACATGCTGTATTCACAAGCCCTTGAGAGAGCTGCTGGCGAACTGTCGGATAGTGAGAAGCTTGGGGTAGTGGCAAAGGCCTTCGTCATGCCGCCCAGCGTGCTGGCTAGGAACGGTGGAGGGGGGGTTGTTGATGCGTACCTAAAAGCAACGGCAGCCTATTACAGGCTACTCTCGCAGGGTATAAGACGGGAGGACGCCCGTTACATCCTTCCCGACGCGCTGAGGACTAGAATAGTAGTCACTATGAACGCTAGGGAGCTTATACAAGTATTCTTCCCCTTAAGGATGTGCACCAGGGCCCAGTGGGAGATACGCCACATAGCCTGGCTTCTCTGGCGAGAACTATCCAGGGTTCACCCCAGACTGTTCAGGTGGGCAGGCCCCAGCTGCGTCCTACGGGAGAACACCCTCAGGACAGAGCCCGCCAGCCTCAACAGCTATCTGGAGGGGAGAGAGGGCTTCACCCAGCCAAGATGTCCCGAACTCGTGGAGAACAAGGCTATACCCGGGTGCCTAAGGCAAGCGGCATCTGTCGCCCCTCAGGGAGACGGGGAATACGAGTAG